The Micromonospora sp. M71_S20 genome has a window encoding:
- a CDS encoding AAA family ATPase, producing MTVRQSIVFNGDLGSGKSTVSVVIAERLGLRRVSVGDLYRQMAQERQMTALQLNLHAELDQAVDGYVDQLQRDIAASGERLVMDSRLAWHFFTDALKVHMITEPGEAARRVLARPSGPAESYASMEEAKAKLRERSESERGRFIVRYGVDKARLRNYDLICDTTRASASEVIEHIIDAYEGRLCADVLRDAPPLLLLDPARVYPTEDIAHLRDLWDSEFVGEVAATGDEALEPLRIGYTGEYFFVVDGHRRLSAALQNGFRLVPAQLVAEVDEPVVGGMSAVDYFAAQARPGLIHDWEAAHKIELPLPEHALLGGDAVLAGEPGTGV from the coding sequence GTGACCGTTCGTCAGTCGATCGTCTTCAATGGTGACCTCGGCAGCGGCAAGAGCACCGTCTCCGTGGTCATCGCCGAGCGGCTCGGCCTGCGCCGGGTCAGCGTCGGCGACCTCTACCGCCAGATGGCGCAGGAGCGGCAGATGACCGCGCTCCAGCTCAACCTGCACGCGGAGCTGGACCAGGCCGTCGACGGCTACGTCGACCAGCTCCAGCGGGACATCGCGGCCTCGGGCGAGCGGCTCGTCATGGACTCCCGGCTGGCCTGGCACTTCTTCACGGACGCGCTCAAGGTGCACATGATCACCGAGCCGGGCGAGGCGGCCCGACGGGTGCTCGCCCGCCCCTCCGGCCCGGCCGAGAGCTACGCCTCGATGGAGGAGGCCAAGGCCAAGCTGCGCGAGCGTAGCGAGAGCGAGCGGGGCCGGTTCATCGTCCGCTACGGGGTGGACAAGGCCCGGCTGCGCAACTACGACCTGATCTGCGACACCACCCGCGCCTCGGCCTCCGAGGTCATCGAGCACATCATCGACGCGTACGAGGGCCGGCTGTGCGCGGACGTGCTGCGCGACGCGCCGCCGCTGCTGCTGCTCGACCCGGCCCGCGTCTACCCGACCGAGGACATCGCCCACCTGCGTGACCTGTGGGACTCGGAGTTCGTCGGCGAGGTGGCCGCCACCGGCGACGAGGCGCTGGAGCCCTTGCGGATCGGCTACACCGGCGAGTACTTCTTCGTCGTCGACGGGCACCGCCGCCTCAGCGCGGCCCTGCAGAACGGCTTCCGCCTGGTGCCGGCCCAGCTCGTCGCCGAGGTGGACGAGCCGGTGGTCGGCGGGATGAGCGCGGTCGACTACTTCGCCGCCCAGGCCCGGCCCGGCCTGATCCACGACTGGGAGGCCGCCCACAAGATCGAGCTGCCGCTGCCCGAGCACGCCCTGCTCGGCGGCGACGCGGTCCTGGCCGGGGAGCC
- a CDS encoding primosomal protein N' — MTGTRRSDRRPADGSPVARVCVDVPLAHLDRPFDYLVPAELDADAVPGVRVKVRFAGQLVDGWLLERADDSGHTGRLAYLEKVVSPEPVLAPEVARLARAVADRYAGSLADVLRLAVPPRHARVEKDVRARAAAPGVDSAVPDVDSAAAPGVDSAVPDVDSAVPGVDSAVPDVGPAVPDVGPDAWRDYPAGPALLRALADGRAPRAVWSALPGEDWPARYAEAVAATVAGGRGAVVVVADNRDLDRLDAALHDALGPGRHVCLSAALGPARRYRAFLAARRGDAAVVVGTRAAMFAPVARLGLVAIWDDGDDLHAEPRAPYPHAREVLLTRAQLGDTAALVGGYTRTAEAQLLVETGWAREVVADRATVRARMPAIAPTGDDPQLARDPGAATARLPSLAWTTARESLRADLPVLVQVPRRGYLPSVACAECRTPARCPHCAGPLALPSAEGTPACRWCGRVAAAYACPECGGRRLRASVTGARRTAEELGRAFPGVPVRTSGREEVLAAVPGGAGLVIATPGAEPVAEGGFGAVLLLDSWALLTRADLRAGEEALRRWLAAAALARPASAGGRVVVVADGALAPVQALLRWDAGWFAARELAERRELGFPPAVRMASVTGLPAAVADLLAEARLPAEAELLGPVPADGERERMLVRVPRARAGALAGALHSAAGVRTARKAAEPVRLQVDPLALF, encoded by the coding sequence CTGACCGGCACCAGGCGCAGCGACCGGCGACCCGCGGACGGGTCGCCGGTCGCTCGTGTCTGCGTCGACGTCCCCCTGGCCCACCTGGACCGCCCGTTCGACTACCTCGTCCCGGCCGAGTTGGACGCCGACGCCGTCCCCGGCGTACGCGTGAAGGTCCGCTTCGCGGGGCAGCTCGTCGACGGCTGGCTGCTGGAGCGGGCCGACGACTCGGGGCACACCGGCCGGCTGGCGTACCTGGAGAAGGTCGTCTCGCCCGAGCCGGTGCTCGCGCCGGAGGTCGCCCGGCTGGCCCGGGCGGTCGCGGACCGCTACGCCGGCAGCCTCGCCGACGTGCTCCGCCTCGCCGTTCCGCCCCGGCACGCCCGGGTGGAGAAGGACGTCCGCGCCCGCGCCGCCGCCCCCGGCGTGGACTCCGCCGTTCCCGACGTGGACTCCGCCGCCGCCCCCGGCGTGGACTCCGCCGTTCCCGACGTGGACTCCGCCGTTCCCGGCGTAGACTCCGCCGTTCCCGACGTGGGTCCCGCCGTTCCCGACGTGGGCCCCGACGCGTGGCGGGACTATCCGGCCGGGCCGGCCCTGCTGCGGGCGCTCGCCGACGGGCGGGCCCCCCGGGCGGTCTGGTCGGCGCTGCCGGGGGAGGACTGGCCCGCCCGGTACGCCGAGGCCGTCGCCGCCACCGTGGCCGGCGGCCGGGGCGCGGTGGTGGTCGTCGCCGACAACCGCGACCTGGACCGTCTCGACGCCGCCCTGCACGACGCCCTGGGCCCCGGGCGGCACGTCTGCCTCTCCGCCGCGCTCGGTCCCGCCCGGCGCTACCGGGCGTTCCTCGCCGCCCGGCGCGGCGACGCGGCGGTGGTGGTCGGCACCCGGGCCGCGATGTTCGCCCCGGTCGCCCGGCTCGGGCTGGTGGCGATCTGGGACGACGGCGACGACCTGCACGCCGAGCCCCGGGCCCCCTATCCGCACGCCCGCGAGGTGCTGCTCACCCGCGCCCAGCTCGGCGACACCGCAGCGCTGGTGGGCGGGTACACCCGCACCGCCGAGGCGCAGCTGCTGGTGGAGACCGGGTGGGCCCGCGAGGTGGTGGCCGATCGGGCGACCGTCCGGGCCCGGATGCCGGCGATCGCGCCCACGGGCGACGACCCGCAGCTGGCCCGGGACCCAGGGGCGGCCACCGCCCGGCTGCCCAGCCTGGCCTGGACCACCGCCCGGGAATCGCTGCGGGCGGACCTGCCGGTGCTGGTCCAGGTGCCCCGTCGCGGCTACCTGCCCTCGGTGGCCTGCGCCGAGTGCCGCACCCCGGCCCGGTGTCCGCACTGCGCCGGCCCGCTCGCGCTGCCCTCCGCCGAGGGCACCCCGGCCTGCCGCTGGTGCGGGCGGGTCGCCGCCGCGTACGCCTGCCCCGAGTGCGGCGGGCGGCGGCTGCGCGCCTCCGTCACCGGCGCCCGGCGCACCGCCGAGGAGCTGGGCCGGGCCTTCCCCGGCGTGCCGGTGCGCACGTCCGGGCGGGAGGAGGTGCTGGCCGCGGTCCCGGGCGGCGCCGGCCTGGTCATCGCCACCCCCGGCGCTGAGCCGGTCGCCGAGGGCGGCTTCGGGGCGGTGCTGCTGCTCGACTCGTGGGCCCTGCTCACCCGGGCCGACCTGCGGGCGGGGGAGGAGGCGCTGCGCCGCTGGCTGGCGGCCGCCGCGCTGGCCCGTCCCGCCTCCGCCGGCGGGCGGGTGGTGGTGGTCGCCGACGGGGCCCTCGCCCCGGTGCAGGCGCTGCTGCGCTGGGACGCCGGCTGGTTCGCCGCCCGAGAGCTGGCCGAACGGCGGGAACTGGGCTTCCCGCCGGCGGTGCGGATGGCCAGCGTCACCGGTCTGCCGGCCGCGGTGGCCGACCTGCTGGCCGAGGCCCGGCTGCCGGCGGAGGCCGAGCTGCTCGGGCCGGTGCCGGCCGACGGGGAACGGGAGCGGATGCTGGTCCGGGTCCCCCGGGCCCGCGCCGGCGCGCTGGCCGGCGCGCTGCACTCGGCGGCGGGGGTGCGCACCGCCCGCAAGGCCGCCGAGCCGGTCCGCCTCCAGGTCGACCCGCTGGCCCTCTTCTGA
- the metK gene encoding methionine adenosyltransferase, which yields MTRRLFTSESVTEGHPDKIADQISDGILDALLTEDPRSRVAVETLITTGQVHIAGEVTTKAYADIPTIVRRTILDIGYDSSKKGFDGASCGVSVSIGAQSEDIAQGVDNAFELRTGASESALDAQGAGDQGMMFGFACSETPELMPLPIALAHRLARRLSQVRKDGTIPYLRPDGKTQVTIEYEGLRPVRLNTVVVSSQHAADISLDSLLTPDVREHVIAPELESLGLDTEGYRLLVNPTGRFEIGGPMGDAGLTGRKIIVDTYGGYARHGGGAFSGKDPSKVDRSAAYATRWVAKNVVAAGLAERCEVQVAYAIGKAHPVSLFVETFGTETVPVASIEKAVSEVFDLRPAAIIRDLNLLRPIYQQTAAYGHFGRELPDLTWESTDRAADLKSAAGA from the coding sequence GTGACACGCCGCCTCTTCACTTCCGAATCGGTCACGGAAGGCCACCCGGACAAGATCGCCGACCAGATCAGCGACGGCATCCTCGACGCCCTGCTCACCGAGGACCCGCGCAGCCGCGTCGCGGTGGAGACCCTGATCACCACCGGTCAGGTGCACATCGCGGGCGAGGTGACCACCAAGGCGTACGCCGACATCCCCACGATCGTCCGCCGGACCATCCTCGACATCGGCTACGACTCGTCGAAGAAGGGCTTCGACGGCGCCTCCTGCGGCGTGAGCGTCTCCATCGGCGCGCAGTCGGAGGACATCGCGCAGGGCGTCGACAACGCCTTCGAGCTGCGGACCGGGGCGTCGGAGAGCGCGCTGGACGCGCAGGGCGCCGGCGACCAGGGCATGATGTTCGGCTTCGCCTGCTCCGAGACGCCGGAGCTGATGCCGCTGCCGATCGCCCTGGCGCACCGGCTGGCCCGGCGGCTCTCCCAGGTGCGCAAGGACGGCACGATCCCGTACCTGCGCCCCGACGGCAAGACCCAGGTCACGATCGAGTACGAGGGGCTGCGCCCCGTCCGGCTCAACACGGTGGTCGTCTCCAGCCAGCACGCCGCGGACATCTCGCTGGACTCGCTGCTCACCCCCGACGTGCGCGAGCACGTCATCGCCCCGGAGCTGGAGAGCCTCGGGCTGGACACCGAGGGCTACCGGCTGCTGGTGAACCCGACCGGCCGGTTCGAGATCGGCGGGCCGATGGGCGACGCCGGCCTCACCGGGCGCAAGATCATCGTCGACACCTACGGCGGCTACGCCCGGCACGGCGGCGGCGCGTTCTCCGGCAAGGACCCGTCGAAGGTGGACCGCTCGGCGGCGTACGCGACGCGCTGGGTGGCCAAGAACGTGGTCGCCGCCGGCCTGGCCGAGCGGTGCGAGGTCCAGGTCGCGTACGCGATCGGCAAGGCCCACCCGGTCAGCCTCTTCGTCGAGACGTTCGGCACCGAGACCGTGCCGGTCGCCTCGATCGAGAAGGCCGTCTCCGAGGTCTTCGACCTGCGCCCGGCCGCCATCATCCGGGACCTGAACCTGCTCCGCCCGATCTACCAGCAGACCGCCGCCTACGGCCACTTCGGCCGGGAGCTGCCGGACCTGACCTGGGAGAGCACCGACCGGGCCGCCGACCTCAAGTCGGCCGCGGGAGCCTGA
- the coaBC gene encoding bifunctional phosphopantothenoylcysteine decarboxylase/phosphopantothenate--cysteine ligase CoaBC produces MSPRIVLGVGGGIAAYKACELLRLFTESGHQVRVVPTASALRFVGAPTWAALSGQPVADDVWSDVHEVPHVRLGQQADLVVVAPATADLLAKAAHGLADDLLTNTLLTARCPVVLAPAMHTEMWEHPATVANVATLRSRGVRVVEPAVGRLTGADTGKGRLPDPAEIFAVARRALARGVGAPADLTGRHVVVTAGGTREPLDPVRFLGNRSSGKQGYAFARCAVARGARVTLISANVSLPDPAGVDLVRVGTTSELRDATLAAAAEADAVVMAAAPADFRPATYAPGKIKKSDDGSAPTIELVTNPDIAAELGRRRRPEQVLVVFAAETGDAEANGRAKLARKRADLVVINEVGHDKVFGAETNAATVIGADGSVSRMPERSKEDLADGVWDLVVARLPGRS; encoded by the coding sequence ATGTCCCCCCGGATCGTCCTCGGGGTCGGCGGCGGCATCGCCGCCTACAAGGCGTGCGAGCTGCTGCGGCTCTTCACCGAGTCGGGCCACCAGGTCCGGGTCGTGCCGACCGCGTCGGCGTTGCGCTTCGTCGGGGCCCCGACCTGGGCCGCGCTCTCCGGCCAGCCCGTCGCCGACGACGTCTGGTCTGACGTGCACGAGGTGCCGCACGTCCGGCTCGGTCAGCAGGCCGACCTGGTGGTGGTCGCGCCGGCCACCGCCGACCTGCTGGCCAAGGCCGCCCATGGCCTCGCCGACGACCTGCTCACCAACACGCTGCTGACCGCCCGCTGCCCGGTCGTGCTGGCCCCGGCCATGCACACCGAGATGTGGGAGCACCCGGCCACCGTCGCCAACGTCGCGACGCTGCGCTCCCGGGGCGTGCGCGTCGTCGAGCCCGCCGTCGGCCGGCTCACCGGCGCCGACACCGGCAAGGGCCGGCTGCCCGACCCGGCGGAGATCTTCGCGGTCGCCCGCCGGGCGCTGGCCCGGGGCGTCGGGGCGCCCGCCGATTTGACCGGGCGGCACGTGGTGGTGACCGCCGGCGGCACCCGCGAGCCCCTCGACCCGGTCCGCTTCCTGGGCAACCGCTCCTCGGGCAAGCAGGGCTACGCCTTCGCCCGCTGCGCGGTGGCCCGGGGCGCCCGCGTCACGCTGATCTCGGCCAACGTCTCGCTGCCCGACCCCGCCGGCGTCGACCTGGTCCGGGTCGGCACCACGAGCGAGCTGCGCGACGCCACGCTGGCGGCGGCGGCCGAGGCCGACGCGGTGGTGATGGCGGCGGCTCCGGCCGATTTCCGTCCCGCGACCTACGCGCCTGGCAAAATCAAGAAGTCGGACGACGGCAGCGCGCCCACCATCGAGCTCGTCACCAACCCGGACATCGCTGCCGAGCTGGGCCGGCGTCGTCGCCCGGAGCAGGTGCTGGTGGTGTTCGCCGCGGAGACGGGCGACGCCGAGGCCAACGGCCGGGCCAAGCTCGCCCGCAAGCGGGCGGACCTCGTCGTGATCAACGAGGTCGGGCACGACAAGGTCTTCGGCGCCGAGACCAACGCGGCGACCGTCATCGGCGCGGACGGTTCGGTCAGCCGGATGCCCGAACGGTCCAAGGAGGATCTCGCCGACGGCGTCTGGGATCTCGTGGTGGCCCGGTTGCCCGGCCGTTCCTGA
- the rpoZ gene encoding DNA-directed RNA polymerase subunit omega — MGSIANPEGITNPPIDELLEKTTSKYALVIFAAKRARQVNAYYSQLGEGLLEYVGPLVETTPQEKPLSIAMREINAGLLTAEPTDQP; from the coding sequence GTGGGATCCATCGCAAACCCCGAAGGCATCACCAACCCGCCGATCGACGAGCTCCTCGAGAAGACGACCTCGAAGTACGCGCTGGTGATCTTCGCCGCCAAGCGCGCGCGCCAGGTCAACGCCTACTACAGCCAGCTCGGTGAGGGTCTGCTGGAATACGTCGGCCCGCTGGTCGAGACCACGCCGCAGGAGAAGCCCCTCTCCATCGCCATGCGCGAGATCAACGCGGGCCTGCTCACCGCCGAGCCGACCGACCAGCCGTAA
- a CDS encoding guanylate kinase produces MSTDDEARPAARLTVLTGPSGSGTESVVERVRARSPSVWVPVPATTRSRREGELDGVDRLFLTPAEFDRMVAAGELLEWSRAGPHRRGTPLEPLRSRLAAGQPVLIGLDLAGALLVRAVLPDARLVLLHPPGNLPPQVTPAAFEHTLAHDLTGRVVDELVGLSGSSFLAPAPPHTRG; encoded by the coding sequence GTGAGCACGGATGACGAGGCGCGCCCGGCGGCTCGGCTCACTGTCCTGACGGGGCCCTCGGGCTCCGGCACGGAGAGTGTCGTCGAGCGCGTCCGGGCGCGTTCTCCGTCCGTGTGGGTTCCGGTGCCGGCCACCACGCGATCCCGCCGGGAGGGCGAGCTGGACGGCGTCGACCGGCTCTTCCTGACCCCCGCCGAGTTCGACCGGATGGTCGCCGCCGGGGAGCTGCTGGAGTGGAGCCGGGCCGGGCCCCACCGGCGCGGCACCCCCCTCGAACCGTTGCGCTCCCGGCTCGCCGCCGGTCAGCCGGTGCTGATCGGCCTCGACCTGGCCGGCGCGCTGCTGGTCCGGGCGGTGCTGCCCGACGCCCGGCTGGTGCTGCTGCACCCGCCGGGGAACCTCCCCCCGCAGGTCACCCCGGCCGCGTTCGAACACACCCTCGCGCACGACCTCACCGGGCGGGTCGTCGACGAGCTGGTAGGCTTGTCCGGTTCTTCTTTCCTGGCTCCGGCGCCACCGCACACGCGCGGTTGA
- the pyrF gene encoding orotidine-5'-phosphate decarboxylase: protein MESFGARLHRAVTERGPLCVGIDPHPGLLARWGLDDDVRGLDRFARTITEALGDRVAVIKPQSAFFERFGSKGIAILESTIRQLREAGSLVLLDVKRGDIGSTVAAYASAYLDPSSPVHVDALTASPYLGVGALAPMFELAAEHGGGVFVLALTSNPEGAAVQRARTADGRTVAQAVIDEISQLNAGAQPLGSVGLVVGATIGDTGHDLSAVNGPLLAPGLGAQGATAADLRVVFGSALPAVLPSYSREVLGAGPDPDALRAAADRALTGCRAALAAGD from the coding sequence ATGGAGAGCTTCGGCGCCCGCCTGCACCGGGCCGTCACCGAGCGGGGTCCGCTCTGCGTCGGCATCGACCCGCACCCGGGGCTGCTGGCCCGCTGGGGGCTCGACGACGATGTCCGGGGGCTTGACCGGTTCGCCCGGACGATCACGGAAGCCCTCGGTGACCGGGTCGCGGTGATCAAGCCGCAGTCGGCCTTTTTCGAGCGGTTCGGCTCGAAAGGTATCGCGATTCTTGAGTCAACTATCCGACAGTTGCGCGAAGCCGGCTCGCTCGTTCTGCTGGACGTCAAGCGCGGCGACATCGGCTCGACCGTCGCCGCGTACGCCTCGGCGTACCTCGACCCATCCAGCCCGGTCCATGTGGACGCGCTGACCGCGAGCCCGTACCTCGGCGTCGGCGCGCTCGCGCCGATGTTCGAACTGGCCGCCGAGCACGGCGGCGGGGTCTTCGTGCTGGCGCTCACCTCCAACCCCGAGGGCGCCGCCGTGCAGCGCGCGCGCACCGCCGACGGACGCACCGTCGCGCAGGCCGTCATCGACGAGATTTCCCAGCTCAACGCGGGTGCGCAGCCGCTCGGCAGCGTCGGGCTGGTGGTCGGCGCGACCATCGGTGACACCGGTCACGACCTCTCCGCCGTGAACGGTCCGCTGCTCGCCCCGGGCCTCGGGGCGCAGGGCGCCACCGCGGCCGATCTGCGCGTCGTCTTCGGCTCCGCGCTGCCCGCGGTGCTGCCCTCGTACTCCCGCGAGGTGCTGGGCGCGGGCCCGGATCCGGACGCGCTGCGGGCCGCCGCCGACCGTGCCCTGACCGGCTGTCGGGCCGCCCTCGCCGCTGGTGACTGA
- a CDS encoding adenosylmethionine--8-amino-7-oxononanoate transaminase produces MTPEEVLAADRAHVWHPYAALPPASAPYVVEGAAGVRLRLADGRELVDGMSSWWAAIHGYRHPVLDAAVTDQLGRMSHVMFGGLTHAPAVRLAATLVELAPDGLEHVFLADSGSVGVEVAIKMCLQYQRAIGRPERRRLGTWRGGYHGDTFHPMSVCDPEGGMHHLWGDVLPRQVFAPVPPGGFDTPPEPAYEAALVEAVERHAHELAAVVVEPVVQGAGGMRFHHPHYLRVLREVTRAHGVLLIFDEIATGFGRTGAMFAAEHAGVAPDVMCVGKALTGGYLTLAATLCTAEVARGISAGGVLAHGPTFMGNPLACAVANASLGLLRDGDWAGQVARVQAGLRAGLEPLRGAPGVADVRVLGAIGVVQLDHEVDLPAATAAAVAEGVWLRPFRDLVYTMPPYVTDDADVARIAAGVAAAVRAG; encoded by the coding sequence GTGACCCCCGAGGAGGTCCTGGCCGCCGACCGGGCGCACGTGTGGCACCCGTACGCGGCCCTGCCGCCGGCGAGCGCGCCCTACGTGGTGGAGGGCGCGGCGGGCGTACGGCTGCGGCTGGCCGACGGCCGGGAGCTGGTCGACGGGATGTCGTCGTGGTGGGCGGCGATCCACGGCTACCGGCACCCGGTGCTCGACGCGGCGGTGACCGACCAGCTCGGCCGGATGAGCCACGTGATGTTCGGCGGGCTCACCCACGCCCCGGCGGTCCGCCTGGCGGCCACCCTGGTCGAGCTGGCCCCGGACGGGCTGGAGCACGTCTTCCTGGCCGACTCCGGCTCGGTCGGCGTCGAGGTGGCGATCAAGATGTGCCTGCAGTACCAGCGGGCCATTGGCCGGCCGGAGCGCCGCCGGCTGGGCACCTGGCGGGGCGGCTACCACGGCGACACGTTCCACCCGATGAGCGTCTGCGACCCGGAGGGCGGAATGCACCACCTCTGGGGCGACGTGCTGCCCCGGCAGGTCTTCGCCCCCGTGCCGCCCGGCGGCTTCGACACCCCGCCCGAGCCGGCCTACGAGGCGGCCCTGGTCGAGGCGGTCGAGCGGCACGCCCACGAGCTGGCCGCGGTCGTCGTGGAGCCGGTGGTCCAGGGCGCCGGCGGCATGCGCTTCCACCACCCGCACTACCTGCGGGTGCTGCGCGAGGTGACCCGGGCGCACGGGGTGCTGCTGATCTTCGACGAGATCGCCACCGGCTTCGGCCGCACGGGCGCGATGTTCGCCGCCGAGCACGCCGGGGTGGCGCCCGACGTGATGTGCGTGGGCAAGGCGCTCACCGGCGGGTACCTGACGCTGGCCGCCACGCTCTGCACCGCGGAGGTCGCCCGGGGCATCTCCGCCGGCGGGGTGCTGGCGCACGGCCCGACCTTCATGGGCAACCCGCTGGCCTGTGCGGTCGCCAACGCCTCCCTCGGCCTGCTGCGGGACGGGGACTGGGCGGGGCAGGTGGCACGGGTGCAGGCGGGCCTGCGGGCCGGCCTGGAGCCGTTGCGCGGTGCGCCGGGGGTGGCCGACGTGCGGGTGCTCGGGGCGATCGGCGTGGTCCAGCTGGACCACGAGGTGGACCTGCCCGCCGCCACCGCCGCGGCGGTCGCCGAGGGGGTCTGGCTGCGGCCGTTCCGCGACCTGGTCTACACCATGCCGCCGTACGTCACCGACGACGCCGACGTGGCCCGGATCGCCGCCGGGGTCGCCGCCGCGGTGCGGGCCGGCTGA
- a CDS encoding quinone-dependent dihydroorotate dehydrogenase, which yields MMFERIVRPGLFRIGGGDAEAAHEWTLRRLAELSGRPAALAVLRARYAVRAPRTVFGVEFPNPVGLAAGMDKDGVALPAWPALGFGFVEVGTVTAHPQPGNPRPRLFRLRDSEAVVNRMGFNNAGAEALAARLAALPRPIGVPLGISLGKSKVTPLDEAVEDYLASYRALRGHGDYFAVNVSSPNTPGLRSLQDRAHLDAILAALVGEKPVLVKIAPDLTEPAIAELLEVCLARGAAGVIATNTTLARDGLAPADRARGAETGGLSGRPLADRAREVVAFVHREAGSRLPVIGVGGVVDPDAAARMFDAGAVLVQLYTGFIYRGPALVRAAVRATGTGG from the coding sequence GTGATGTTCGAGCGGATCGTGCGGCCCGGGCTGTTCCGGATCGGCGGCGGGGACGCCGAGGCCGCGCACGAGTGGACGCTGCGCCGGCTGGCGGAGCTGTCCGGGCGGCCGGCGGCGCTGGCCGTGCTGCGGGCCCGCTACGCCGTCCGCGCGCCGCGCACGGTGTTCGGCGTCGAGTTCCCCAACCCGGTCGGGCTCGCCGCCGGGATGGACAAGGACGGCGTGGCGCTGCCGGCCTGGCCGGCGCTGGGCTTCGGCTTCGTCGAGGTCGGCACGGTCACCGCGCACCCGCAGCCGGGCAACCCCCGGCCGCGGCTGTTCCGGCTGCGCGACAGCGAGGCCGTGGTGAACCGGATGGGCTTCAACAACGCCGGAGCCGAGGCCCTCGCGGCCCGGCTCGCGGCGCTGCCCCGCCCGATCGGGGTGCCGCTGGGCATCTCGCTGGGCAAGTCCAAGGTGACCCCGCTGGACGAGGCGGTGGAGGACTACCTCGCCTCGTACCGCGCGCTGCGCGGGCACGGTGACTACTTCGCGGTCAACGTCTCCTCGCCGAACACCCCGGGGCTGCGCTCGCTGCAGGACCGGGCGCACCTGGACGCCATCCTGGCGGCGCTGGTGGGGGAGAAGCCGGTGCTGGTGAAGATCGCCCCGGACCTCACCGAGCCGGCGATCGCCGAGCTGCTGGAGGTCTGCCTGGCCCGGGGCGCCGCCGGGGTGATCGCCACGAACACCACGCTGGCCCGCGACGGCCTCGCCCCGGCCGACCGGGCGCGCGGCGCGGAGACCGGCGGCCTGTCGGGTCGCCCGCTCGCCGACCGCGCCCGCGAGGTGGTCGCCTTCGTGCACCGGGAGGCCGGCAGCCGGCTGCCGGTGATCGGTGTCGGGGGCGTCGTGGACCCGGACGCGGCGGCCCGGATGTTCGACGCCGGCGCCGTCCTGGTGCAGCTCTACACCGGCTTCATCTACCGTGGCCCGGCCCTGGTCCGCGCCGCCGTCCGGGCCACGGGGACGGGCGGGTGA